A genomic region of uncultured Paludibaculum sp. contains the following coding sequences:
- a CDS encoding sulfatase — MTRREFAAATAGAAVASGTGQGAQRRPNLVYVFADQLSLHHCGYGGDEHAHTPNIDRLAAESFSFSDCIASSPVCAPYRATLMTGKYQSSTGMVINELRLSPQHECFGHVLTRAGYQTGYIGKWHLWANELGHHDETRNGFVPPGPYRLGFDGLWAGYNFNHTYYNSPYFGDTPQRLIHKLYEPDSQTTMAIDWLKGAARKTDPFALFLSWGPPHDPWGWDNVPPEYAEMFRDRKLPVRPNYSEQRDPYADDWARPSANYYRELPQFMQAYYAQTANIDWNLGRLTRALDEAGVAGDTIFVFTSDHGEMFGSHGRRAKYIFYEEAARVPFLMRWPGRTPKGRGSKACFHSPDIMPTLLDMMGLKTPRAVEGSSFSGVALGKSNRVPDAAFLQGMGTTAAWKDGTEWRAVRDQQHTYAVYRVDGKELLFDNTKDPFQMKNLADDRSQAKTVIHYRERLKHWRKEHNDAFEACTWYENRWTRDRNIIDTASGVKQDLGTLRAVQQRYKAQTADRN, encoded by the coding sequence ATGACCCGCAGAGAATTTGCCGCCGCGACGGCGGGCGCCGCAGTGGCCTCCGGCACAGGGCAGGGCGCCCAGCGCCGGCCGAACCTTGTCTACGTTTTCGCCGACCAGCTCAGCTTGCACCACTGCGGGTACGGCGGTGATGAACACGCCCACACTCCGAATATCGACCGCCTCGCGGCCGAGAGCTTCAGCTTCAGCGATTGCATCGCGTCGTCTCCGGTGTGCGCGCCCTACCGCGCCACGCTGATGACCGGCAAATACCAGTCGTCCACCGGCATGGTCATCAATGAGCTGCGCCTCAGCCCCCAGCACGAGTGCTTCGGGCACGTCCTGACGCGCGCCGGCTACCAGACCGGGTACATCGGCAAGTGGCATCTGTGGGCCAACGAACTCGGCCACCACGACGAGACCCGCAACGGCTTCGTCCCACCTGGCCCCTACCGCCTGGGCTTCGACGGCCTGTGGGCGGGCTACAACTTCAACCACACCTACTACAACTCGCCCTACTTCGGCGATACGCCACAGCGGCTCATTCACAAACTCTACGAGCCCGACTCGCAAACCACCATGGCCATCGATTGGCTCAAGGGCGCGGCTCGCAAAACGGACCCGTTCGCCCTCTTCCTCTCCTGGGGCCCGCCGCACGACCCGTGGGGCTGGGACAACGTCCCGCCCGAGTACGCCGAAATGTTCCGCGACAGGAAGCTGCCCGTCCGCCCGAACTACTCCGAGCAGCGCGACCCCTATGCGGACGACTGGGCTCGCCCGTCCGCCAACTACTATCGCGAACTACCGCAGTTCATGCAGGCGTACTATGCCCAGACCGCCAATATCGATTGGAACCTGGGACGACTGACAAGGGCTCTTGACGAAGCCGGAGTGGCCGGCGACACCATTTTCGTCTTCACCTCCGATCACGGCGAGATGTTCGGCTCGCACGGCCGCCGGGCCAAGTACATCTTCTACGAGGAGGCGGCGCGCGTTCCGTTCCTGATGCGCTGGCCGGGCCGAACCCCTAAGGGCCGCGGCTCGAAGGCCTGCTTCCACTCGCCGGACATCATGCCGACTCTCCTGGACATGATGGGCCTGAAGACCCCGCGGGCTGTCGAGGGCTCCAGTTTCAGCGGTGTCGCCCTGGGTAAAAGTAATCGGGTTCCGGATGCAGCCTTCCTGCAAGGAATGGGCACGACAGCCGCGTGGAAGGACGGCACGGAATGGCGCGCGGTGCGTGATCAGCAGCACACTTACGCCGTCTACCGCGTCGATGGGAAGGAACTGCTCTTCGACAATACCAAGGACCCGTTCCAGATGAAGAACCTGGCTGACGATCGCAGCCAGGCAAAGACGGTTATTCATTACCGGGAGCGCCTCAAACACTGGCGCAAAGAACATAACGACGCCTTTGAGGCATGCACCTGGTATGAGAACCGCTGGACCCGGGACCGAAACATTATCGACACAGCCAGTGGAGTCAAACAGGATTTGGGGACCCTGCGGGCCGTTCAACAGAGGTACAAGGCGCAGACGGCGGATCGCAATTAG